The following coding sequences lie in one Chanos chanos chromosome 4, fChaCha1.1, whole genome shotgun sequence genomic window:
- the shroom2b gene encoding protein Shroom2, whose protein sequence is MEVMDSRSDFGAITRENRTINELEPWRPPENRAHEAEEWALVDVVLTGGAPWGFTLKGGLEYREPLIITKVEEGSRAAAVRLQVGDEIVQINEIPLSGYRQEAVYLVKSSYKTLALLVRRRDKMVNIATQAMPAETDVHVARSFLTKILRSSMRKNRFKGRNEPSCRPHSWHSSKLSENLPGAPNDHSTPVPEPVWQTKYTSPTSNDLSNCLDHNNVQQLSGQFSSMGKMDNIERPSHLCPRGRLSSTENDNDHSLGHHDSPYSPFSSCTPDHCLSRSSMNSTENVFYRGSSSELAGSNDRHRYLQLPVGNCGRVSPRLEEQAGYKFSTSVRSNVGPVWHVPEKRSVAASSPPPPPPPLRSDSFVATKVHEKSLVIPYSEGSGVYSQHKSQSRVTDRQFDTHHATERLEAQHSYNPPPKMDLLHPYIASEDYNCNRSIPNKLFSLSSADVRQGQNPFAGLHQHERQRSDESPFYLHPKTASAPKTQSVGSYYRSLQDLPTNTCSQNKARTSMASLSSTALDQSTDNGTHFRYYCITAQQPTQATSQSQGRVAETWWTNSENSVSSQKAMKAKYPSHHPQYSESMNSKQTVGLPPPDVVHVSPGALTPKPYPEEREMDNQRKSDGEIPETPFTRYLVTHHAEQRNPASSPQKDSLQDPWVSLDEQKICPHRTPMLHSLAQENKNLLEKHLSSVSGDTLQEAVDPSSSKHGRRSDRYATTLRNEILQKKAQLQKSRSAATLTYSSDVMEDDLEIWKSSETSTSSSDGSFTNTYKDHLKEAQARVLQATSFRRRDLELPSTELLPGQATSKLGLAGGQVSRVGGRKRFSVDKRVHSFSEPNKINEVGVEEKPSNRETVKSFVDRCKFFEGTSKPNFSKPVTKQSQQSPSVDSNGSKIKGMPNKGTNEMTQNREASFKQYMRSHGDPNSETRQSLVDQQRLGTFAEYEATWNIQRKSSDGKTSGRYRSAENILDSGVDEGLISTCIHERSRSSPSADFSGQKIPLPLRKSLEHCLRESKPDQEEVHITSTSERGHHQWGAWEKPPQHDHLQKPPDSSSWNNLEHKDIPVPLPTDHRHKPEPSNPVLQPYPHSLYQVSLSQQLSPPKNKSHEPHRPSQPKVDKPTHPETTSPFCGSKESVLGSQSVSKLDPALSQGPNPGPSESDPQLTKSLEEEQRSGHIGSLSILTSLLPSPVSSSSPSLTRSAGLTMPHVKNLCCPSPQFSAQRLIDKPAGTMQDADQHSSKMEDVTESNTTTDKVLVRIVHAENGLERENRHHLQHREGLGGSEDPAHAQFSKSSPQEPYSPVFCSSLHYVEAPRSNGFSGRSEEDEKREELARDIMVKDKSLADILDQRKMKTTMDLMEGIFPQGEQLLEGSQQRRKAAPKPPSSRSPQERTEDSLATSVSLVTSSSYYSTSAPKAELLIKMKDMQEHMEEQEDLEDELDYDLSNKKQELIDSLSRKLQVLREARESLQEDIHDNNALGDEVEATVQDVCKPNELDKFRMFVGDLDKVVSLLLSLSGRLARVENALNNLDEGACTEEKHTLTEKRKLLIRQHEDAKELKENLDRREHVVYHILASYLSSERLADYEHFVKMKSALIIEQRKLEDKIKLGEEQLKCLRDSLPLEQRLLSEQSLSEEVPRS, encoded by the exons ATGGAAGTAATGGATTCTAGATCAGACTTCGGAGCCATAACAAGAGAAAACCGAACCATAAACGAATTGGAGCCTTGGAGACCACCGGAGAACCGCGCGCACGAAGCAGAAGAATGGGCGCTTGTGGATGTCGTTCTCACCGGGGGAGCACCCTGGGGTTTCACCCTGAAAGGGGGACTGGAATACCGTGAGCCACTAATCATAACTAAG GTAGAAGAAGGAAGCCGGGCAGCTGCTGTCAGGCTGCAGGTTGGAGACGAGATAGTTCAGATAAACGAGATTCCGCTCAGTGGCTACAGACAGGAGGCAGTGTATCTGGTGAAGAGTTCCTATAAGACGCTGGCACTGCTGGTCAGAAG AAGA GATAAAATGGTGAACATTGCAACACAAGCAATGCCTGCAGAAACTGATGTACATGTGGCCAGGAGTTTTCTTACCAAGATTTTAAGAAGTTCTATGAG GAAGAATCGCTTCAAAGG GAGGAATGAACCCTCATGCAGACCTCACTCATGGCACTCTTCTAAACTGTCAGAGAATCTTCCAGGAGCCCCTAATGATCATTCAACACCTGTTCCTGAACCTGTCTGGCAGACAAAATATACAAG TCCCACTTCAAATGACCTCTCCAACTGTTTGGACCACAATAATGTGCAGCAGCTCTCTGGACAGTTCAGTTCCATGGGAAAAATGGACAATATAGAGCGCCCTTCTCACCTCTGCCCTCGAGGACGTTTATCTTCCACCGAGAACGATAATGACCACTCACTAGGTCATCATGACTCACCCTATAGCCCATTTTCATCATGCACTCCAGACCACTGTCTATCCAGGAGCAGCATGAATTCCACAGAGAATGTGTTCTACAGAGGCAGCTCTAGTGAGCTGGCAGGCTCAAATGACCGACACAGATACTTGCAGTTGCCAGTGGGAAACTGTGGCCGAGTGAGCCCTAGGTTGGAAGAGCAGGCGGGCTACAAGTTCTCCACCTCTGTGAGGTCAAATGTTGGCCCTGTGTGGCATGTTCCAGAGAAGAGGTCTGTGGCTGCATCCTcaccaccccctcctcctccccctttGCGCAGTGACAGTTTTGTTGCTACCAAAGTTCATGAGAAGAGCTTGGTCATCCCCTACTCAGAAGGCTCTGGGGTTTATTCCCAGCACAAATCCCAGAGTAGAGTTACTGACAGGCAGTTTGATACCCACCATGCCACTGAAAGACTTGAAGCACAACACAGTTATAACCCACCACCAAAGATGGATCTTCTCCATCCATACATAGCTTCTGAGGATTACAACTGCAATCGGAGCATCCCGAATAAACTCTTTTCTTTATCCAGTGCAGATGTAAGACAGGGCCAAAATCCTTTTGCTGGCCTCCACCAACACGAGCGCCAGCGCAGTGATGAGAGCCCCTTTTATCTGCACCCTAAGACTGCATCTGCaccaaagacacagagtgtaGGCAGCTATTACCGCAGCCTACAGGACCTCCCAACTAATACATGCAGCCAGAATAAGGCAAGAACCTCCATGGCTTCCCTGTCCAGCACAGCCCTAGACCAGAGCACAGACAATGGAACCCACTTCCGCTACTACTGCATCACAGCCCAGCAGCCTACACAGGCAACTTCTCAGTCACAAGGGAGGGTGGCAGAGACATGGTGGACAAACTCAGAGAACTCAGTCAGTTCCCAGAAAGCCATGAAGGCTAAATATCCTTCACATCACCCTCAGTATTCTGAAAGCATGAACTCTAAACAGACAGTTGGTCTTCCTCCACCTGATGTAGTGCATGTTTCTCCAGGTGCTCTAACACCTAAGCCCTACCCTGAGGAGCGAGAAATGGACAATCAGAGgaagagtgatggagagattCCAGAGACCCCATTCACCAGATACCTGGTCACTCACCATGCTGAGCAGAGAAATCCTGCAAGTTCTCCACAGAAAGACTCCCTTCAGGATCCCTGGGTTTCACTAGACGAGCAAAAGATCTGCCCTCATAGGACACCCATGCTGCATTCTCTTGCTCAAGAGAACAAGAACCTGTTAGAGAAACACCTAAGTTCAGTCAGTGGTGATACCCTTCAAGAGGCAGTCGACCCCTCTAGTAGCAAACATGGAAGACGCAGTGATCGTTATGCAACCACGTTGCGGAACGAGATCCTGCAGAAGAAAGCCCAGTTGCAAAAGAGCCGGAGTGCTGCCACTTTAACCTACTCTAGTGACGTGATGGAGGATGACCTTGAAATCTGGAAATCTTCAGAGACTTCCACTTCCTCCTCTGATGGTTCTTTCACCAATACCTACAAGGACCATTTGAAAGAGGCTCAGGCAAGGGTACTTCAGGCAACCTCCTTCAGGAGAAGAGACTTGGAACTTCCTAGTACTGAACTTCTACCTGGCCAGGCAACCTCAAAACTAGGACTTGCTGGTGGCCAAGTTTCCAGAGTTGGAGGCCGAAAACGTTTCTCAGTGGACAAAAGAGTGCATTCCTTCTCAGAGCCAAACAAGATCAATGAGGTAGGGGTGGAAGAAAAACCTTCAAATCGTGAAACTGTCAAGTCCTTTGTGGATCGATGTAAATTCTTTGAAGGGACATCCAAACCAAATTTTTCCAAACCAGTTACAAAACAGTCCCAACAAAGCCCTAGTGTGGACAGCAATGGAAGCAAGATCAAAGGAATGCCTAATAAGGGGACCAATGAGATGACCCAAAATAGAGAAGCATCCTTCAAACAGTACATGAGAAGCCATGGTGACCCCAATTCTGAGACTAGACAGAGTCTGGTAGATCAGCAGCGGCTTGGCACATTTGCAGAGTATGAGGCCACCTGGAACATACAGAGGAAAAGTTCAGATGGGAAGACATCTGGGAGATATCGCTCTGCTGAAAACATCCTTGATTCAGGGGTGGATGAAGGTTTGATATCAACATGCATCCATGAGAGGTCTCGGTCCTCTCCATCGGCAGATTTCTCTGGACAG AAAATCCCTCTGCCTCTGCGGAAATCTTTGGAGCACTGTCTTCGAGAGAGCAAACCTGACCAAGAGGAAGTTCATATCACCAG CACATCAGAGAGGGGACACCATCAATGGGGAGCGTGGGAAAAACCTCCTCAGCATGACCACTTGCAAAAGCCTCCTGATTCCAGTTCATGGAACAATCTggaacacaaagacataccaGTTCCCCTGCCcactgaccacagacacaaacctgaACCTAGCAACCCTGTCCTTCAGCCGTACCCACACTCTCTGTACCAAGTGTCCCTGTCCCAGCAACTCTCCCCTCCCAAAAACAAGAGCCATGAACCACATAGGCCATCACAGCCCAAAGTGGACAAACCTACACACCCAGAAACCACATCCCCCTTCTGCGGCTCCAAAGAATCTGTGCTTGGTTCCCAATCTGTTTCCAAGCTGGACCCAGCCTTAAGCCAGGGTCCCAACCCAGGGCCCTCTGAGTCAGACCCACAGCTGACTAAGAgtctggaggaggagcagagatcAGGACACATAGGTTCACTCTCTATTCTAACTTCTCTGCTGccttctcctgtctcctcctcctctccgtcTTTGACCCGGAGTGCTGGGCTTACTATGCCTCATGTGAAAAACTTGTGCTGTCCCTCCCCACAGTTTTCTGCCCAGAGACTGATTGATAAGCCTGCAGGGACTATGCAGGATGCGGACCAACACAG cAGTAAAATGGAGGATGTAACAGAAAGCAATACCACCACAGACAAGGTCCTTGTCAGGATTGTCCATGCTGAAAACGGcttagaaagagagaacagacatCACCTGCAGCACAGAGAGGGCCTTGGAGGCTCCGAGGACCCTGCTCATGCTCAGTTTAGCAAGAGTTCCCCACAGGAGCCTTACTCTCCTgtcttctgttcctctctgcatTATG TGGAGGCACCAAGGAGCAATGGGTTCTCCGGGCGGTCTGAGgaagatgagaagagagaggagcttGCCAGAGATATCATGGTGAAGGATAAGAGCCTTGCAGACATCTTGgatcagagaaaaatgaaaaccacaatGGATCTGATGGAGGGAATTTTCCCCCAGGGAGAGCAGCTCCTTGAGGGctcacagcagcgcaggaaagCTGCTCCAAAACCGCCCTCATCCAGAAGCCCTCAGGAAAG gacagaggacagcCTTGCAACGTCTGTTTCACTGGTCACCAGTTCTTCATACTACAGTACATCTGCACCCAAAGCTGAGTTGCTCATTAAGATGAAAGATATGCAGGAACAcatggaggagcaggaggacTTGGAGGATGAACTTGACTATGACCTGTCTAACAAAAAG CAAGAGTTGATTGACAGTCTGAGCAGGAAACTGCAGGTGCTGAGAGAAGCTCGCGAGAGTCTCCAGGAGGATATCCATGACAACAATGCCTTAGGAGATGAGGTGGAAGCCACTGTGCAGGACGTCTGCAAGCCTAATGAGTTAGACAAGTTCCGGATGTTTGTGGGTGACCTGGACAAGGTTGTCAGTCTGTTGCTCTCTCTATCTGGCAGACTAGCCAGGGTGGAGAATGCCCTGAACAACCTGGATGAGGGGGCCTGTACAGAGGAGAAG CACACTCTGACAGAGAAACGCAAGCTGCTCATTCGCCAGCATGAGGACGCCAAAGAGTTAAAGGAGAACCTGGACCGGCGAGAGCATGTGGTGTACCACATCCTGGCTAGCTATTTAAGTTCAGAGCGGCTTGCAGACTACGAGCACTTTGTTAAGATGAAGTCAGCTCTGATCATTGAACAACGCAAGCTGGAAGACAAGATCAAACTGGGGGAAGAGCAGCTAAAATGTCTGAGGGACAGCCTGCCACTGGAGCAGAGACTGCTCAGTGAACAAAGTCTCAGTGAAGAGGTACCCCGGAGTTGA
- the LOC115810147 gene encoding claudin-34-like — translation MTYLVHTAHAQFVGLWLGVVGWTLTIVTIGLVQWRVWVVDDLSVITSGLAWVGIWRVCFYSHVLVTSQYDVMFCQKIAISDAFTPADIAAAQVLMLVALILGLVGNAGAVYGLRNIYFGLDEPKPIRLAFSFGGALFLMAGLCSSVPVLWNLNSVVTNQTIHFPSNFHMPPAPVRQYTGGGIAMGMVSFMLMIISGIIFLSYRFPVRQGPKVTPQWPEEGHSAIWDPGKSSLFFNKDNTNHCQGRDNRAFQAEENV, via the coding sequence ATGACGTACTTGGTTCACACAGCCCATGCTCAGTTTGTTGGACTTTGGTTGGGCGTTGTGGGATGGACCCTCACTATTGTGACCATCGGGTTGGTACAATGGCGGGTTTGGGTTGTGGATGATTTGTCCGTCATTACGTCTGGGCTAGCCTGGGTTGGCATATGGAGAGTTTGTTTCTATAGTCATGTCTTGGTGACCTCACAGTATGATGTCATGTTCTGTCAGAAGATAGCAATATCAGATGCGTTCACACCAGCGGACATCGCTGCGGCACAAGTTCTCATGCTGGTGGCGCTGATTCTGGGCCTTGTGGGTAATGCCGGAGCTGTCTACGGTCTCAGAAACATCTACTTTGGACTGGACGAACCCAAACCCATCCGACTGGCGTTCTCATTTGGTGGCGCTCTTTTCTTAATGGCAGGATTGTGTTCCTCTGTACCCGTCCTGTGGAACTTAAACTCGGTGGTGACCAATCAGACCATCCACTTTCCCAGCAACTTCCACATGCCCCCTGCTCCCGTGAGGCAGTACACTGGAGGTGGCATTGCCATGGGGATGGTTTCATTTATGCTGATGATCATTAGCGGAATCATATTTCTGTCCTACAGGTTTCCTGTGAGACAAGGCCCCAAGGTAACACCCCAATGGCCTGAGGAGGGTCACTCTGCAATCTGGGACCCTGGGAAGTCTAGCCTGTTTTTCAACAAGGACAACACAAACCATTGTCAGGGTAGAGACAACAGGGCTTTCCAGGCAGAGGAGAACGTCTGA
- the LOC115810055 gene encoding synapse-associated protein 1-like, whose protein sequence is MYSVASSATKKLSDSVSETAETLKKSVKEGSVDVIIEKTILGDFQKEQEKFVQEKKAKKTDVAVPPWVGYSGEETIQQQILSLSADRRNFLRDPPAGVQFHFDFEQMYPVALVMLQEDELLNKMRFDLVPKHVKEDVFWRNYFYRVSLIKQSAQLTALTAQETAESTEKGKEEASGDDLTGNIRPKTPPVAISVIPKHNEEEEEMSTSPGVPEFVSDAFDSSTIDQEDLRKEIEQLVLNKEKLPIKQEIADLERELQAELQEYDIITSVDKKDENWDAELDKMLEADT, encoded by the exons ATGTACAGCGTTGCAAGTAGTGCCACCAAAAAGTTGTCAGATTCAGTGTCAGAGACTGCTGAGACCTTAAAGAAGAGTGTGAAAGAAGGAAGTGTTGATGTCATCATTGAAAAG ACCATCTTAGGAGATTTCCAGAAGGAACAAGAAAAGTTTGTgcaagaaaagaaagcaaaaaagacaG ATGTTGCTGTTCCACCTTGGGTTGGCTACAGTGGGGAGGAGACAATACAACAACAaattctgtctttgtctgca GATCGAAGGAACTTCCTGCGAGATCCACCCGCAGGGGTGCAGTTCCACTTTGATTTTGAACAGATGTACCCGGTCGCCTTGGTGATGCTACAGGAGGATGAACTTCTGAACAAAATGCGCTTTGATTTGGTCCCCAAACA CGTAAAGGAAGACGTGTTCTGGAGGAATTACTTCTACCGAGTCTCGCTGATCAAGCAGTCTGCCCAGCTCACTGCTTTAACAGCACAAGAAACAGCAGAATCcacagagaagggaaaagaagaggCCAGTGGCGATGATCTCACGGGTA ACATCCGACCAAAAACTCCTCCAGTTGCCATAAGTGTAATCCCAAAGCACAATGAG gaagaggaagagatgtCCACTAGCCCTGGAGTACCAGAGTTTGTGAGTGATGCCTTTGATTCCAGCACCATTGATCAGGAAGATCTGCGGAAGGAAATTGAGCAGCTAGTGCTGAACAAAGAGAAGTTGCCCATCAAAC AAGAGATTGCTGACTTGGAGAGGGAATTGCAGGCAGAACTACAGGAGTATGATATTATAACTTCAGTTGacaaaaaagatgaaaactgGGATGCGGAACTAGACAAGATGCTTGAGGCAGACACATAG